In the genome of Pseudomonas putida, one region contains:
- a CDS encoding START domain-containing protein, producing the protein MRSIKRIALLCGVGVLLSPVAWAENWQVAKDEEGIKVSLSEVPGSKYKAYRGVTVIKAPLAKVKALQEDTVGACKWIHECESQKLLKQEGAQSWTYTRFNTPWPVTPRDSILHVTTTEEADGSLVRKLEEDSKYLPEEKGYVRVAQVQGFWKLVPKGDSTEVTYQVHTEPGGSVPSWLANKFVVDAPFNTLKGLREKAEKP; encoded by the coding sequence ATGAGATCGATCAAGCGTATTGCACTGCTGTGTGGCGTCGGTGTTCTGCTGTCGCCGGTTGCCTGGGCCGAAAACTGGCAGGTGGCCAAGGACGAGGAGGGGATCAAGGTTTCCCTCAGCGAAGTGCCGGGTTCCAAGTACAAGGCCTATCGCGGTGTGACCGTGATCAAGGCGCCGCTGGCCAAGGTCAAGGCTTTGCAGGAAGACACTGTTGGCGCCTGCAAGTGGATCCATGAGTGCGAGTCGCAAAAGCTGCTCAAGCAGGAGGGGGCGCAGAGCTGGACCTATACCCGCTTCAATACGCCCTGGCCGGTGACGCCGCGTGATTCGATCCTGCACGTGACCACCACCGAGGAGGCCGATGGCAGCCTGGTGCGCAAGCTTGAGGAGGACTCGAAGTACCTGCCGGAGGAAAAGGGTTATGTGCGTGTAGCCCAGGTTCAGGGCTTCTGGAAACTGGTGCCCAAGGGTGACAGCACCGAGGTGACCTACCAGGTGCATACCGAGCCTGGAGGCAGTGTGCCGTCCTGGCTGGCCAACAAGTTCGTGGTGGATGCGCCGTTCAATACCCTCAAGGGGTTGCGCGAAAAGGCTGAAAAGCCCTGA
- a CDS encoding YkgJ family cysteine cluster protein, with protein MKCREGCGACCIAPSISSPMPRMPQGKPAGERCLHLTIDNLCELFGKAERPAVCGGFKADAQVCGSDRDEAIRILGWLEQMTAA; from the coding sequence ATGAAATGCCGAGAGGGCTGCGGCGCATGCTGCATCGCCCCATCCATCAGCTCGCCGATGCCGCGCATGCCCCAGGGCAAGCCTGCTGGTGAGCGGTGCCTGCACCTGACCATCGACAATCTCTGCGAGCTGTTCGGCAAGGCTGAACGGCCGGCGGTGTGTGGTGGGTTCAAGGCGGACGCGCAGGTGTGCGGCAGTGATCGCGACGAAGCGATCAGGATTCTCGGTTGGCTGGAGCAGATGACGGCGGCGTGA
- a CDS encoding IS3 family transposase (programmed frameshift) — protein sequence MEQGVKRTQRDYSLSFKLAVVDQIEKGEMTYGQAQERYGIQGRSTVLVWLRKHGRQDWSQGASIRAERSCAMSDPKPLTPEQRIKELEQQLELMSQKAQFFETVVDVLKNDYGVSVGKKAIRQVLSQGQVAGLSIARACQFLGISRQAYYKRNRAADGKERQADRVVKFVQQVRMRQPRLGTRKLHYLLHCQPDRRLQIGRDRLFQVLGERRLLVLPKRAYHKTTQSFHRFYRHPNLLKPGPSQIVPTRPEHVWVADITYLPARNGPLYLSLITDAYSRKIVGHHVHESLHAESVAQAFKQALRKRRRRQPLVHHSDRGIQYCSALYQSLHQRHGVQCSMTDGYDCYQNALAERINGILKMELLLSSPADLEQARQMVDEAVQIYNTERPHMALKNKTPDAVHRAF from the exons ATGGAGCAAGGTGTAAAGCGCACACAGCGAGATTACTCACTGTCTTTTAAATTGGCGGTGGTTGATCAGATTGAAAAAGGCGAGATGACCTACGGCCAGGCCCAGGAACGGTATGGCATCCAGGGTCGATCGACGGTTCTGGTATGGTTGCGTAAGCACGGTCGGCAGGATTGGAGCCAAGGGGCATCGATCCGAGCCGAGAGGAGCTGCGCGATGTCTGACCCCAAACCGCTCACTCCAGAGCAGCGGATCAAAGAGCTTGAGCAGCAGCTTGAGCTGATGAGCCAGAAGGCCCAGTTCTTCGAGACGGTCGTCGATGTTCTGAAAAATGACTATGGTGTTTCGGTCG GTAAAAAAGCGATCCGGCAAGTCCTCTCGCAAGGTCAAGTCGCAGGACTGAGCATTGCCAGGGCTTGTCAGTTTCTAGGCATCAGTCGACAGGCTTACTACAAACGCAACCGAGCCGCTGATGGCAAAGAGCGCCAGGCAGACCGGGTGGTTAAGTTTGTTCAGCAAGTCCGGATGCGCCAGCCTCGTCTGGGTACACGCAAGCTGCACTATCTGCTGCATTGCCAGCCTGACAGACGACTCCAGATCGGCCGAGATAGGCTGTTCCAAGTCTTGGGAGAGCGCCGTTTGCTCGTACTGCCTAAGCGGGCCTACCACAAGACAACACAAAGCTTTCATCGCTTCTACCGCCACCCCAACTTACTCAAGCCCGGGCCAAGCCAGATTGTTCCGACAAGGCCGGAACATGTCTGGGTGGCCGACATTACTTACCTGCCCGCACGTAACGGCCCGCTATACCTGAGCCTGATAACGGATGCGTACTCCAGGAAAATCGTTGGCCACCACGTCCATGAAAGCCTGCATGCCGAGTCAGTGGCGCAAGCTTTCAAGCAGGCACTACGAAAGCGACGTCGTCGCCAGCCATTAGTCCACCATTCGGATCGAGGCATCCAATATTGCTCGGCGCTATACCAGTCACTGCATCAACGGCACGGCGTTCAGTGCTCCATGACTGATGGGTATGACTGCTACCAGAACGCGCTGGCCGAGCGAATCAACGGAATCCTCAAGATGGAGCTGCTGTTGAGTAGCCCTGCAGATTTGGAGCAAGCGAGACAGATGGTTGACGAGGCAGTGCAGATCTACAACACAGAACGGCCTCATATGGCCCTGAAAAACAAAACGCCCGATGCTGTGCATCGGGCGTTTTGA